A DNA window from Enterobacter asburiae contains the following coding sequences:
- a CDS encoding DUF421 domain-containing protein — MKAFDLQRMAFDKVPPEFLGEVALRSLYTFVLVFLFLKITGRRGVRQMSLFEVLIILTLGSAAGDVAFYDDVPMVPVFIVFVSLALLYRLVMWLMSKSEKLEDLLEGKPVVIVEDGQLAWENVQSANMTEFEFFMELRLNSVEQLGQVRLAIMETNGQISVYYYSDDEVKPGLCILPDMLIERFRTVPESGEYACVRCSHVVAMQPGDRQLCPRCANPEWTKVSRAKRIT; from the coding sequence ATGAAAGCATTTGATCTCCAGCGGATGGCGTTTGATAAAGTTCCTCCTGAATTTCTGGGCGAAGTGGCGCTGCGCAGCCTGTATACCTTCGTCCTCGTCTTCCTGTTTCTTAAAATCACCGGCCGCCGAGGCGTGCGGCAGATGTCGCTCTTTGAGGTGTTGATCATCCTGACGCTGGGCTCGGCGGCGGGTGACGTCGCCTTTTATGACGACGTGCCGATGGTGCCGGTGTTTATCGTTTTTGTCTCACTGGCGCTACTTTACCGTCTTGTCATGTGGCTGATGTCGAAAAGCGAAAAGCTGGAAGATCTGCTTGAAGGGAAGCCGGTCGTTATCGTCGAGGACGGACAGCTGGCCTGGGAAAATGTACAAAGCGCCAATATGACCGAGTTTGAGTTCTTTATGGAGCTTCGCCTGAACAGCGTTGAACAGCTCGGGCAGGTGCGTCTGGCGATCATGGAAACCAACGGGCAGATCAGCGTCTATTACTATTCTGACGACGAGGTGAAGCCGGGACTGTGTATCCTGCCGGATATGCTCATTGAGCGTTTCAGAACCGTACCGGAATCAGGCGAGTATGCTTGCGTAAGATGTAGCCATGTTGTCGCGATGCAGCCGGGGGATCGTCAATTATGCCCCCGCTGTGCAAATCCGGAATGGACGAAGGTTAGCCGGGCCAAACGCATCACCTGA
- the focA gene encoding formate transporter FocA — MKADNPFDLLLPAAMAKVAEEAGVYKATKHPMKTFYLAITAGVFISIAFVFYITATTGTAGMPFGMAKLIGGICFSLGLILCVICGADLFTSTVLIVVAKASGRITWGQLARNWLNVYVGNLVGCLLFVLLMWLSGEYMTANGGWGLNVLQTADHKMHHTFIEAVALGILANLMVCLAVWMSYSGRSLMDKALIMVLPVAMFVASGFEHSIANMFMIPMGIVIRDFASPEFWTAVGSSPESFSHLTIMNFITDNLIPVTIGNIIGGGLLVGLTYWVIYLRGDDHH; from the coding sequence GTGAAAGCTGACAACCCTTTTGATCTTTTACTCCCTGCTGCGATGGCCAAAGTTGCCGAAGAAGCGGGTGTCTATAAAGCAACGAAACACCCGATGAAGACGTTCTATCTGGCGATCACGGCTGGTGTGTTCATCTCTATCGCTTTCGTCTTCTACATCACCGCCACCACCGGTACTGCCGGAATGCCTTTCGGCATGGCCAAACTGATTGGCGGCATTTGCTTCTCACTGGGTCTGATTCTCTGCGTCATCTGCGGCGCCGACCTCTTCACCTCAACGGTGCTGATTGTCGTGGCAAAGGCCAGCGGAAGAATTACCTGGGGTCAGCTGGCACGCAACTGGCTTAACGTCTACGTGGGTAACCTGGTTGGCTGTCTGCTCTTTGTTTTGTTGATGTGGCTTTCTGGCGAGTACATGACCGCCAACGGTGGCTGGGGCCTTAACGTCCTGCAAACCGCCGACCACAAAATGCACCACACATTTATCGAAGCCGTTGCTCTCGGCATCCTCGCTAACCTGATGGTCTGCCTGGCTGTATGGATGAGCTACTCGGGTCGTAGCCTGATGGACAAAGCCTTAATTATGGTTCTGCCGGTTGCGATGTTTGTTGCCAGCGGCTTTGAGCACAGTATCGCGAATATGTTCATGATCCCAATGGGCATTGTCATCCGCGACTTTGCAAGCCCGGAGTTCTGGACCGCAGTTGGTTCATCCCCGGAAAGTTTCTCTCACCTGACTATTATGAATTTCATTACTGATAACCTGATCCCTGTCACTATCGGGAACATTATCGGTGGGGGTCTGTTAGTTGGGTTGACATACTGGGTCATTTACCTGCGTGGCGACGATCATCATTGA
- the ycaO gene encoding 30S ribosomal protein S12 methylthiotransferase accessory factor YcaO, whose product MTQTFIPGKDAALEDSIARFQQKLTDLGFNIEEASWLNPVPHVWSVHIRDKDCALCFTNGKGATKKAALASALGEYFERLSTNYFFADFWLGETIANGPFVHYPNEKWFPLTEDDELPEGILDARLRAFYDPDSELTASMLIDLQSGNDDRGICALPFTRQSDEQTVYIPMNIVGNLYVSNGMSAGNTRNEARVQGLSEVFERHIKNRIIAESISLPEIPADVLARYPGVVESIAKLEAEGFPIFAYDGSLGGKYPVICVVLFNPTNGTCFASFGAHPDFGVALERTVTELLQGRSLKDLDVFTPPTFDDEEVAEHTNLETHFIDSSGLISWDMFKQDADYPFVDWSFAGTTEEEFATLMAIFNAEDREVYIADYEHLGVYACRIIVPGMSDIYPAEDLWLANNSMGAHLRETLLALPGSEWEKEDYLNLIAQLDEEGHDDFTRVRELLGLATGKDNGWYTLRIGELKAMLALAGGDLDQALAWTEWTMEFNQSVFSAERTNYYRCLQTLLLLAQEEDREPLQYLNAFVRMYGAEAVEAASAALSGEEPFYGLQAVDSDLKAFPAHQSLLKAYEKLQKAKAAYWSK is encoded by the coding sequence ATGACTCAAACGTTTATCCCCGGCAAAGACGCCGCTCTGGAAGATTCCATCGCTCGCTTCCAACAGAAACTGACCGACCTGGGTTTTAACATCGAAGAAGCCTCCTGGCTCAATCCGGTACCTCACGTCTGGTCCGTGCATATTCGCGATAAAGACTGTGCCCTGTGCTTTACCAACGGTAAAGGCGCGACAAAAAAAGCGGCACTGGCCTCTGCGCTGGGTGAGTATTTTGAGCGTCTGTCCACCAACTATTTCTTCGCTGACTTCTGGCTGGGCGAAACCATCGCTAACGGCCCGTTCGTTCACTATCCAAATGAAAAATGGTTCCCGCTGACCGAAGATGACGAGCTGCCGGAAGGTATTCTCGACGCGCGCCTGCGTGCCTTCTACGATCCAGACAGCGAACTGACCGCCAGCATGCTGATCGATCTGCAGTCCGGAAACGACGATCGCGGTATTTGCGCCCTGCCCTTTACCCGTCAGTCTGACGAGCAGACCGTCTATATCCCGATGAACATCGTCGGCAACCTGTATGTATCCAACGGCATGTCCGCCGGTAACACCCGCAATGAAGCGCGCGTGCAGGGTCTGTCTGAAGTCTTCGAGCGTCACATCAAAAACCGCATTATTGCCGAATCCATCAGCCTGCCTGAAATTCCGGCAGACGTGCTGGCGCGCTACCCGGGCGTAGTGGAGTCCATCGCCAAGCTGGAAGCCGAAGGTTTCCCAATCTTTGCCTATGACGGCTCGCTGGGCGGTAAGTATCCGGTTATCTGCGTCGTGCTGTTTAACCCGACCAACGGTACCTGCTTCGCCTCATTCGGCGCGCACCCTGACTTCGGCGTGGCGCTGGAGCGTACCGTTACCGAGCTGCTGCAGGGCCGTAGCCTGAAAGATCTCGACGTCTTCACCCCGCCAACGTTTGACGATGAAGAAGTGGCCGAGCATACCAACCTTGAAACCCATTTCATCGACTCCAGCGGTTTAATTTCCTGGGATATGTTCAAGCAGGACGCCGACTATCCGTTCGTGGACTGGAGCTTTGCCGGGACCACGGAAGAAGAGTTCGCCACGCTGATGGCCATCTTCAACGCGGAAGATCGGGAAGTCTACATTGCCGACTACGAACATCTTGGCGTCTACGCGTGCCGCATTATCGTTCCGGGCATGTCCGACATCTACCCGGCTGAAGATCTGTGGCTGGCCAATAACAGCATGGGCGCGCACCTGCGCGAAACGCTGCTGGCTCTGCCGGGCAGCGAGTGGGAGAAAGAAGATTATCTGAACCTGATCGCCCAGCTGGACGAAGAAGGCCACGATGACTTTACCCGCGTACGCGAACTGCTGGGCCTGGCGACCGGTAAAGACAACGGCTGGTATACCCTGCGCATCGGTGAGCTGAAAGCGATGCTGGCCCTGGCGGGTGGCGATTTGGATCAGGCCCTGGCCTGGACCGAGTGGACCATGGAATTCAACCAGTCGGTCTTCTCTGCCGAGCGCACCAATTATTACCGCTGCCTGCAAACCCTGCTGCTGCTGGCCCAGGAAGAGGATCGCGAGCCGCTGCAATACCTGAATGCTTTCGTGCGGATGTACGGAGCTGAGGCCGTAGAAGCAGCCAGTGCAGCCCTGAGCGGCGAAGAGCCGTTCTATGGCCTGCAGGCTGTTGATAGCGATCTGAAAGCCTTCCCGGCGCATCAGTCGCTGCTGAAGGCCTACGAAAAACTGCAGAAAGCAAAAGCCGCTTACTGGTCAAAATAA
- the aroA gene encoding 3-phosphoshikimate 1-carboxyvinyltransferase — translation MESLTLQPIARVDGTINLPGSKSVSNRALLLAALANGTTVLTNLLDSDDVRHMLNALKALGVHYTLSDDRTRCEVTGNGGALRSGEELELFLGNAGTAMRPLAAALCLGSNNIVLTGEPRMKERPIGHLVDALRQGGAQIEYLEQENYPPLRLRGGFTGGHVEVDGSVSSQFLTALLMTAPLAPQDTVITIKGELVSKPYIDITLHLMKTFGVEVENQSYQRFVVRGAQQYQSPGNYLVEGDASSASYFLAAGAIKGGTVKVTGIGRNSVQGDIRFADVLEKMGAIVTWGDDFISCTHGELNAIDMDMNHIPDAAMTIATAALFAKGTTTLRNIYNWRVKETDRLFAMATELRKVGAEVEEGEDYIRVTPPAKLQFAEIGTYNDHRMAMCFSLVALSDTPVTILDPKCTAKTFPDYFEQLARISTLA, via the coding sequence ATGGAATCCCTGACGTTACAACCTATCGCGCGGGTAGATGGCACCATTAATCTGCCTGGTTCAAAAAGTGTCTCGAACCGCGCTTTGCTGCTGGCAGCTCTGGCAAACGGCACCACCGTCCTCACAAACCTGCTGGACAGCGATGACGTGCGCCATATGCTCAATGCGCTGAAAGCGTTGGGCGTTCATTACACTCTCTCCGACGATCGTACCCGCTGCGAAGTGACCGGCAACGGCGGCGCGCTGCGTTCGGGCGAAGAGCTTGAGCTGTTTCTGGGCAACGCGGGTACCGCGATGCGCCCGCTGGCGGCGGCCCTGTGCCTGGGGAGCAACAACATCGTGCTGACCGGCGAGCCGCGCATGAAGGAGCGTCCGATTGGTCACCTGGTGGACGCCCTGCGTCAGGGCGGCGCGCAGATTGAGTATCTGGAGCAGGAAAACTATCCGCCACTGCGTCTGCGCGGCGGTTTTACCGGCGGTCACGTCGAGGTTGACGGCAGCGTTTCCAGCCAGTTCCTGACGGCACTGCTGATGACCGCGCCGCTGGCACCGCAGGATACGGTTATCACCATTAAAGGTGAGCTGGTCTCCAAACCGTACATTGATATCACGCTGCACCTGATGAAAACCTTCGGCGTTGAGGTGGAAAATCAGTCTTATCAGCGCTTCGTGGTGCGCGGGGCGCAGCAGTACCAGTCTCCGGGCAACTACCTGGTTGAAGGGGATGCGTCATCCGCGTCTTACTTCCTGGCTGCGGGGGCGATTAAAGGCGGCACGGTAAAAGTGACCGGTATTGGCCGTAACAGCGTGCAGGGCGACATCCGTTTTGCGGACGTGCTGGAAAAAATGGGTGCCATTGTCACCTGGGGCGATGACTTCATCTCCTGTACCCACGGCGAGCTGAACGCCATCGACATGGACATGAACCATATCCCGGATGCGGCGATGACCATTGCCACGGCGGCGCTGTTTGCCAAAGGCACGACCACGCTGCGTAATATCTACAACTGGCGCGTAAAAGAGACGGACCGCCTGTTCGCAATGGCGACAGAGCTGCGAAAAGTCGGTGCCGAGGTGGAAGAGGGCGAAGACTACATTCGCGTGACCCCTCCGGCAAAACTGCAGTTTGCGGAAATCGGCACCTACAACGATCACCGCATGGCGATGTGCTTCTCGCTGGTGGCGCTGTCAGACACGCCTGTCACCATTCTTGATCCGAAATGTACCGCGAAAACCTTCCCGGACTACTTCGAACAGCTGGCACGCATTAGCACGCTGGCCTGA
- the cmk gene encoding (d)CMP kinase translates to MTAVAPVITIDGPSGAGKGTLCKAMAEALQWHLLDSGAIYRVLALAALHHHVDVASEEALVPLAAHLDVRFVSTDGNLEVILEGEDVSGEIRTQEVANAASQVAAFPRVREALLRRQRAFREAPGLIADGRDMGTVVFPDAPVKIFLDASSEERAQRRMLQLQEKGFSVNFDRLLSEIKERDDRDRNRAVAPLVPAEDALVLDSTSLTIEQVIEKALQYARQKLALA, encoded by the coding sequence ATGACGGCAGTTGCCCCGGTAATCACCATTGATGGGCCGAGTGGCGCAGGGAAAGGTACTCTGTGCAAAGCGATGGCGGAAGCATTGCAATGGCATCTTTTAGATTCGGGAGCAATCTATCGCGTGCTGGCGCTGGCCGCGCTGCATCACCATGTGGATGTCGCGTCTGAAGAAGCGCTGGTTCCGCTGGCTGCGCATCTGGATGTGCGTTTCGTATCGACCGATGGCAACCTGGAAGTCATCCTTGAAGGGGAAGACGTGAGCGGCGAAATCCGTACGCAGGAAGTAGCTAATGCGGCCTCTCAGGTCGCGGCGTTCCCGCGCGTTCGCGAGGCGCTGTTACGTCGTCAGCGCGCGTTCCGTGAAGCCCCGGGTCTGATCGCTGACGGACGCGATATGGGAACCGTGGTATTCCCTGATGCACCTGTGAAAATTTTCCTCGACGCCTCTTCGGAAGAACGTGCTCAACGCCGCATGCTTCAGTTGCAGGAAAAGGGGTTTAGTGTTAACTTTGATCGCCTTTTATCCGAGATAAAAGAGCGCGATGACCGCGATCGTAACCGCGCCGTCGCCCCACTTGTTCCTGCAGAAGATGCATTAGTTCTGGATTCAACCAGTTTAACTATTGAGCAAGTGATTGAAAAAGCGCTACAATATGCGCGCCAAAAACTGGCACTCGCGTAA
- the rpsA gene encoding 30S ribosomal protein S1 produces the protein MTESFAQLFEESLKEIETRPGSIVRGVVVAIDKDVVLVDAGLKSESAIPAEQFKNAQGELEIQVGDEVDVALDAVEDGFGETLLSREKAKRHEAWITLEKAYEEAETVVGVINGKVKGGFTVELNGIRAFLPGSLVDVRPVRDTLHLEGKELEFKVIKLDQKRNNVVVSRRAVIESENSAERDQLLENLQEGMEVKGIVKNLTDYGAFVDLGGVDGLLHITDMAWKRVKHPSEIVNVGDEITVKVLKFDRERTRVSLGLKQLGEDPWVAIAKRYPEGTKLTGRVTNLTDYGCFVEIEEGVEGLVHVSEMDWTNKNIHPSKVVNVGDVVEVMVLDIDEERRRISLGLKQCKNNPWQQFAETHNKGDRVEGKIKSITDFGIFIGLDGGIDGLVHLSDISWNVAGEEAVREYKKGDEIAAVVLQVDAERERISLGVKQLAEDPFNNWVALNKKGAIVNGKVTAVDAKGATVELADGVEGYLRASEASRDRVEDATLVLNVGDDVEAKFTGVDRKNRAISLSVRAKDEADEKDAIATVNKQEDANFSNNAMAEAFKAAKGE, from the coding sequence ATGACTGAATCTTTTGCTCAACTGTTTGAAGAATCCTTAAAAGAAATCGAAACCCGCCCGGGTTCCATCGTTCGCGGTGTTGTTGTTGCTATCGACAAAGACGTAGTACTGGTTGACGCCGGTCTGAAATCTGAGTCCGCCATTCCGGCAGAGCAGTTCAAAAACGCCCAGGGCGAGCTGGAAATCCAGGTAGGTGACGAAGTTGACGTTGCTCTGGACGCAGTAGAAGACGGCTTCGGTGAAACCCTGCTTTCTCGTGAGAAAGCTAAACGTCACGAAGCATGGATCACGCTGGAAAAAGCTTACGAAGAAGCTGAAACTGTGGTCGGTGTTATCAACGGCAAAGTTAAAGGTGGCTTCACTGTTGAGCTGAATGGTATTCGTGCGTTCCTGCCAGGTTCTCTGGTAGACGTTCGTCCAGTTCGTGACACTCTGCACCTGGAAGGCAAAGAGCTTGAATTCAAAGTAATCAAGCTGGACCAGAAGCGTAACAACGTTGTTGTTTCCCGTCGTGCCGTTATCGAATCCGAAAACAGCGCAGAACGCGATCAGCTGCTGGAAAACCTGCAGGAAGGCATGGAAGTCAAAGGTATCGTTAAGAACCTCACTGACTACGGCGCATTCGTTGACCTGGGCGGCGTTGATGGCCTGCTGCACATCACCGACATGGCGTGGAAACGCGTTAAGCACCCAAGCGAAATCGTGAACGTGGGCGACGAAATCACTGTTAAAGTGCTGAAGTTCGACCGCGAGCGTACTCGTGTATCCCTCGGCCTGAAACAGCTGGGCGAAGATCCATGGGTAGCTATCGCTAAGCGTTACCCAGAAGGTACTAAACTGACTGGTCGCGTAACCAACCTGACTGACTACGGCTGCTTCGTTGAAATCGAAGAAGGCGTTGAAGGCCTGGTGCACGTTTCCGAAATGGACTGGACCAACAAAAACATCCACCCATCCAAAGTTGTTAACGTTGGTGATGTAGTGGAAGTGATGGTTCTGGATATCGACGAAGAACGTCGTCGTATCTCCCTGGGCCTGAAACAGTGCAAAAACAACCCATGGCAGCAGTTCGCGGAAACCCACAACAAGGGCGACCGTGTTGAAGGTAAAATCAAGTCTATCACTGACTTCGGTATCTTCATCGGCCTGGACGGCGGCATCGATGGCCTGGTTCACCTGTCTGACATCTCCTGGAACGTTGCAGGCGAAGAAGCAGTTCGTGAATACAAAAAAGGCGACGAAATCGCTGCAGTTGTTCTGCAGGTTGACGCAGAGCGTGAGCGTATCTCCCTGGGCGTTAAACAGCTCGCAGAAGATCCGTTCAACAACTGGGTTGCACTGAACAAGAAAGGCGCAATCGTAAACGGTAAAGTGACTGCAGTTGACGCTAAAGGCGCAACCGTAGAACTGGCTGACGGCGTTGAAGGTTACCTGCGCGCTTCTGAAGCTTCACGTGACCGCGTTGAAGATGCCACTCTGGTTCTGAACGTAGGCGACGACGTTGAAGCTAAGTTCACCGGTGTTGACCGTAAGAACCGTGCAATCAGCCTGTCTGTTCGTGCTAAAGACGAAGCTGATGAGAAAGATGCAATCGCAACTGTTAACAAACAGGAAGATGCAAACTTCTCTAACAACGCAATGGCTGAAGCTTTCAAAGCAGCTAAAGGCGAGTAA
- the serC gene encoding 3-phosphoserine/phosphohydroxythreonine transaminase — protein MAQVFNFSSGPAMLPADVLKQAQQELCDWNGLGTSVMEISHRGKEFIQVAEEAEKDFRDLLNIPSNYKVLFCHGGGRGQFAGVPLNILGDKTTADYVDAGYWAASAVKEAHKYCTPNVIDAKVTVDGLRAVKPMSEWQLSDNAAYLHYCPNETIDGIAIDETPNFGSDVVVAADFSSTILSAPIDVSRYGVIYAGAQKNIGPAGLTIVVVREDLLGKAHKSCPSILDYTVLNDNDSMFNTPPTFAWYLSGLVFKWLKQNGGVAQMDKVNQQKAELLYGVIDKSDFYRNDVAKANRSRMNVPFQLADSSLDKVFLEESFAAGLHALKGHRVVGGMRASIYNAMPLEGVKALTDFMIDFERRHG, from the coding sequence ATGGCTCAAGTCTTTAATTTCAGTTCAGGTCCGGCAATGTTACCGGCAGACGTGCTTAAACAGGCTCAACAGGAACTCTGTGACTGGAACGGTCTCGGTACGTCGGTGATGGAAATCAGCCACCGTGGTAAAGAGTTTATTCAGGTGGCGGAAGAGGCAGAAAAGGATTTTCGCGATCTGCTGAATATTCCCTCGAACTACAAAGTATTGTTCTGTCACGGCGGTGGACGCGGCCAGTTTGCAGGCGTTCCGCTGAATATTCTCGGTGATAAAACGACGGCTGACTACGTTGACGCAGGTTACTGGGCGGCAAGCGCGGTTAAAGAAGCGCATAAATACTGCACGCCGAATGTTATCGACGCCAAAGTGACCGTTGACGGTCTGCGCGCCGTGAAGCCAATGAGCGAGTGGCAGCTTTCCGATAACGCAGCGTATCTGCACTACTGCCCGAACGAAACCATTGACGGGATTGCCATCGACGAGACGCCAAACTTCGGTAGCGATGTCGTGGTTGCCGCCGACTTCTCCTCCACCATTCTGTCTGCGCCAATTGATGTCAGCCGCTACGGCGTTATCTATGCGGGCGCGCAGAAAAATATCGGCCCGGCCGGTTTGACTATCGTCGTTGTGCGTGAAGACCTGCTGGGTAAAGCACATAAATCCTGTCCTTCGATTCTCGATTACACCGTGCTGAACGATAACGATTCGATGTTCAACACCCCACCAACGTTTGCCTGGTATCTCTCCGGCCTGGTCTTCAAATGGCTGAAGCAAAACGGCGGCGTGGCGCAGATGGACAAGGTCAATCAGCAGAAAGCTGAACTGCTGTATGGCGTGATCGACAAGAGCGATTTCTACCGCAACGATGTGGCGAAAGCGAACCGTTCCCGCATGAACGTGCCGTTCCAGTTGGCGGACAGCAGCCTGGACAAAGTATTCCTGGAAGAGTCCTTCGCGGCAGGTCTGCATGCGCTCAAAGGTCACCGTGTCGTTGGCGGCATGCGTGCCTCCATCTATAACGCGATGCCGCTGGAAGGCGTTAAAGCCCTGACGGATTTCATGATCGACTTCGAACGTCGTCACGGTTAA
- the pflB gene encoding formate C-acetyltransferase: protein MSELNEKLATAWEGFAKGDWQNEVNVRDFIQKNYTPYEGDESFLAGATDATTKLWDSVMEGVKLENRTHAPVDFDTSVASTITSHDAGYINKALEKIVGLQTEAPLKRAIIPFGGIKMVEGSCKAYNRELDPMLKKIFTEYRKTHNQGVFDVYTKDILNCRKSGVLTGLPDAYGRGRIIGDYRRVALYGIDFLMKDKYAQFVSLQSDLENGVNLEATIRLREEIAEQHRALGQIKEMAAKYGCDISGPATNAQEAIQWTYFGYLAAVKSQNGAAMSFGRVSTFLDAYIERDIKAGKITEQDAQEMIDHLVMKLRMVRFLRTPEYDELFSGDPIWATESIGGMGVDGRTLVTKNSFRFLNTLYTMGPSPEPNITVLWSEKLPLNFKKFAAKVSIDTSSLQYENDDLMRPDFNNDDYAIACCVSPMVVGKQMQFFGARANLAKTMLYAINGGVDEKLKMQVGPKSEPIKGDVLNFDEVMERMDHFMDWLAKQYVTALNVIHYMHDKYSYEASLMALHDRDVIRTMACGIAGLSVAADSLSAIKYAKVKPIRDEDGLAVDFEIEGEYPQFGNNDSRVDDMAVDLVERFMKKIQKLTTYRNAIPTQSVLTITSNVVYGKKTGNTPDGRRAGAPFGPGANPMHGRDQKGAVASLTSVAKLPFAYAKDGISYTFSIVPNALGKDDEVRKTNLAGLMDGYFHHEASIEGGQHLNVNIMNREMLLDAMEHPEKYPQLTIRVSGYAVRFNSLTKEQQQDVITRTFTQSM, encoded by the coding sequence ATGTCCGAGCTTAATGAAAAGTTAGCCACAGCCTGGGAAGGTTTTGCGAAAGGTGACTGGCAGAATGAAGTAAACGTACGTGACTTCATTCAGAAAAACTATACCCCGTATGAAGGTGACGAATCCTTCCTGGCTGGCGCAACTGACGCGACCACCAAGCTGTGGGACAGCGTAATGGAAGGCGTTAAACTGGAAAACCGCACTCACGCGCCAGTTGATTTTGACACCTCCGTTGCTTCCACCATCACTTCTCACGATGCTGGCTACATCAACAAAGCCCTTGAGAAAATCGTTGGTCTGCAGACTGAAGCACCACTGAAACGCGCAATCATCCCGTTCGGTGGTATCAAAATGGTTGAAGGTTCCTGCAAAGCGTATAACCGCGAGCTGGACCCAATGCTGAAAAAAATCTTCACCGAATACCGCAAAACCCACAACCAGGGCGTATTCGATGTTTACACCAAAGACATTCTGAACTGCCGTAAATCTGGCGTTCTGACTGGTCTGCCAGATGCGTATGGCCGTGGCCGTATCATCGGTGACTACCGTCGCGTTGCGCTGTACGGTATCGACTTCCTGATGAAAGACAAGTACGCGCAGTTTGTTTCCCTGCAGTCCGATCTGGAAAACGGCGTAAACCTGGAAGCGACTATCCGTCTGCGTGAAGAAATCGCTGAACAGCACCGCGCGCTGGGTCAGATCAAAGAGATGGCAGCAAAATATGGCTGCGATATCTCTGGTCCGGCTACCAACGCTCAGGAAGCTATCCAGTGGACCTACTTCGGCTACCTGGCCGCTGTTAAGTCTCAGAACGGTGCAGCAATGTCCTTCGGTCGCGTATCCACCTTCCTGGATGCGTACATCGAACGCGACATCAAAGCAGGCAAAATCACCGAGCAAGACGCTCAGGAAATGATTGACCACCTGGTCATGAAACTGCGTATGGTTCGCTTCCTGCGTACTCCTGAATACGATGAGCTGTTCTCTGGTGACCCAATCTGGGCAACAGAATCAATCGGTGGTATGGGCGTTGACGGCCGTACTCTGGTAACCAAAAACAGCTTCCGCTTCCTGAACACCCTTTACACCATGGGTCCTTCTCCGGAGCCGAACATCACCGTTCTGTGGTCTGAAAAACTGCCTCTGAACTTCAAGAAATTCGCCGCTAAAGTGTCCATCGATACCTCTTCTCTGCAGTACGAGAACGATGACCTGATGCGTCCGGACTTCAACAACGACGATTACGCTATCGCTTGCTGCGTAAGCCCAATGGTTGTTGGTAAACAAATGCAGTTCTTCGGTGCGCGTGCAAACCTGGCGAAAACCATGCTGTACGCAATCAACGGCGGCGTTGATGAAAAACTGAAAATGCAGGTTGGTCCTAAGTCTGAGCCGATCAAAGGCGACGTTCTGAACTTCGACGAAGTGATGGAACGTATGGATCACTTCATGGACTGGCTGGCTAAACAGTATGTCACTGCGCTGAACGTAATCCACTACATGCACGACAAGTACAGCTACGAAGCCTCTCTGATGGCGCTGCACGACCGTGACGTTATCCGCACCATGGCGTGTGGTATCGCTGGTCTGTCCGTTGCTGCTGACTCCCTGTCTGCAATCAAATATGCGAAAGTTAAACCAATTCGTGACGAAGACGGCCTGGCTGTAGACTTCGAAATCGAAGGTGAGTATCCGCAGTTTGGTAACAACGACTCTCGCGTTGATGACATGGCGGTTGACCTGGTAGAACGTTTCATGAAGAAAATTCAGAAACTGACTACTTACCGTAACGCTATCCCGACTCAGTCTGTTCTGACCATCACCTCTAACGTTGTGTATGGTAAGAAAACCGGTAACACCCCAGACGGTCGTCGTGCTGGCGCGCCATTTGGCCCAGGTGCTAACCCAATGCACGGTCGTGACCAGAAAGGTGCGGTTGCCTCTCTGACCTCCGTTGCTAAACTGCCGTTTGCTTACGCGAAAGATGGTATCTCTTATACCTTCTCTATCGTGCCAAACGCGCTGGGTAAAGACGACGAAGTGCGTAAAACTAACCTCGCGGGTCTGATGGATGGTTACTTCCACCACGAAGCGTCCATCGAAGGTGGTCAGCACCTGAACGTGAACATCATGAACCGTGAAATGCTGCTCGACGCGATGGAACACCCTGAGAAATATCCTCAGCTGACCATCCGCGTATCTGGCTACGCAGTACGTTTTAACTCCCTGACTAAAGAACAGCAGCAGGACGTTATCACCCGTACTTTCACTCAGTCCATGTAA
- the ihfB gene encoding integration host factor subunit beta, whose translation MTKSELIERLASQQPHIPAKAVEDAVKEMLEHMASTLAQGERIEIRGFGSFSLHYRAPRTGRNPKTGDKVELEGKYVPHFKPGKELRDRANIYGN comes from the coding sequence ATGACCAAGTCAGAATTGATTGAAAGACTTGCCAGTCAGCAACCGCATATCCCTGCCAAGGCAGTGGAAGATGCCGTAAAAGAGATGCTGGAGCATATGGCCTCCACTCTTGCCCAGGGCGAGCGCATTGAAATCCGCGGTTTCGGTAGTTTTTCTCTGCACTATCGTGCTCCACGTACCGGGCGTAACCCGAAAACTGGCGATAAAGTCGAGCTGGAAGGTAAGTACGTTCCACACTTTAAGCCGGGTAAAGAACTGCGCGATCGCGCCAATATTTACGGTAACTGA